One window of the Niallia circulans genome contains the following:
- a CDS encoding ABC transporter ATP-binding protein, whose product MVRNILEVEKLQTAFRTDKGEVISVEEVTFQLKPGETIGIVGESGCGKSVTSLSIMRLLGKHGYIKKGTINLKGKELTTLTEAEMRKVRGNEISMIFQEPMTSLNPVFTIGNQMVELIRLHMGLNAKKAKSYAVKMLKKVGIPRAEVIIDEYPHALSGGMRQRVMIAMALSCKPKLLIADEPTTALDVTIQAQILELMKSLKNESETAIMMITHDLGVIAEMADKVIVMYAGQVVEEADVFTLFDEPKHPYTKGLIESIPHLEYDSQEKLYSIPGSVPTLQQMPKGCRFHTRCPHVTEKCIAEKPPHISIDNQADHKVRCWLYETQQQGNMLEEEREVKI is encoded by the coding sequence ATGGTGCGGAATATTTTAGAGGTGGAGAAATTGCAAACAGCTTTTCGGACGGATAAGGGGGAGGTTATTTCGGTAGAGGAGGTTACTTTTCAGCTTAAGCCAGGAGAGACTATTGGTATTGTAGGAGAGTCAGGTTGTGGTAAGAGTGTTACTTCCCTATCGATTATGAGACTATTAGGAAAACATGGTTATATCAAAAAAGGAACGATAAATCTGAAAGGAAAAGAATTAACGACACTAACGGAAGCAGAGATGCGAAAAGTTAGAGGAAATGAAATTTCGATGATCTTTCAAGAACCAATGACTTCTTTAAATCCGGTTTTTACAATCGGAAATCAAATGGTGGAATTAATTCGTCTACATATGGGCTTAAATGCCAAAAAAGCAAAGAGCTATGCGGTAAAAATGCTGAAAAAAGTAGGAATTCCAAGAGCAGAGGTAATTATTGATGAATATCCACATGCTCTTTCTGGAGGAATGCGGCAAAGGGTAATGATAGCGATGGCTCTATCTTGTAAACCGAAGCTTCTAATTGCAGATGAACCAACAACAGCATTAGATGTAACCATTCAAGCACAGATTCTTGAATTGATGAAAAGTTTAAAAAACGAATCAGAGACAGCGATTATGATGATTACCCATGATTTAGGAGTTATTGCGGAAATGGCTGATAAGGTTATCGTCATGTATGCCGGGCAGGTGGTAGAAGAGGCAGATGTCTTCACTCTTTTTGATGAGCCAAAGCATCCTTATACCAAAGGCTTAATCGAATCTATTCCACATTTAGAGTATGATTCCCAAGAAAAATTATATTCTATTCCAGGCTCTGTTCCGACATTACAGCAAATGCCAAAAGGCTGTAGATTTCATACTCGCTGCCCTCATGTCACTGAAAAATGCATTGCCGAAAAGCCTCCCCATATTAGCATAGACAATCAAGCAGATCACAAGGTTCGTTGTTGGTTGTATGAGACACAGCAACAAGGAAACATGCTGGAAGAGGAAAGGGAGGTTAAGATATGA
- a CDS encoding ABC transporter ATP-binding protein yields the protein MSVEILSKKDRIFKEQMQPLVEIQNLKKYYPIKKGILSKTVGHVKAVDGLDFSIYSGETISLVGESGCGKSTTGRAIVKLDPPTDGKVLFEGRDMAAIQNKELRKIRTDMQIIFQDPYSSLNPRKRIGDLLAEPLIAHRLASKEEASKKVDRMLEIVGLTKFHKSRYPHEFSGGQRQRVGIARALMLNPKLIVCDEPVSALDVSIQAQVLNLLKDLQKEFNLTYLFIAHGLGAVKYISDRIAVMYLGKIVEIGKTEEIFRNPKHPYTQVLLSAYPIPNPHLRNRERIVVEGDVPSPANPPNGCRFHTRCPMAQAMCKEKEPLLDGANHSVACHFPLS from the coding sequence ATGAGTGTAGAAATCTTGTCTAAAAAAGACAGAATATTCAAAGAACAAATGCAGCCATTAGTAGAAATCCAAAATTTAAAAAAATATTATCCGATTAAAAAAGGGATATTATCGAAAACCGTTGGCCATGTAAAAGCAGTAGACGGTCTTGATTTTTCCATTTATTCTGGGGAAACAATTTCCCTTGTTGGTGAATCAGGGTGTGGGAAATCCACTACTGGAAGAGCTATTGTGAAGCTAGATCCTCCGACAGATGGGAAAGTTTTATTTGAAGGAAGGGATATGGCTGCCATTCAAAACAAGGAATTAAGAAAAATTCGCACAGATATGCAAATCATCTTTCAGGATCCCTATTCTTCTCTCAATCCGCGAAAGCGAATCGGTGATTTATTGGCAGAGCCTCTAATTGCCCACAGACTTGCGTCAAAAGAAGAAGCAAGTAAAAAGGTAGATCGAATGCTTGAAATAGTAGGATTAACTAAATTTCATAAAAGCAGATATCCTCATGAATTTTCTGGCGGTCAAAGACAAAGGGTAGGGATTGCTAGAGCCCTTATGCTAAACCCAAAATTGATTGTTTGCGACGAACCGGTATCAGCATTGGATGTTTCTATTCAAGCGCAAGTACTAAATTTATTAAAGGATTTACAAAAAGAATTTAATTTAACCTATTTATTTATTGCCCATGGTCTAGGAGCAGTTAAGTATATTAGTGATCGAATTGCCGTCATGTATTTAGGCAAAATTGTGGAAATTGGAAAGACCGAAGAAATTTTTAGGAATCCAAAGCATCCTTATACACAAGTGTTGCTGAGTGCCTATCCGATTCCTAATCCTCATCTTCGAAATAGAGAGCGGATTGTGGTAGAAGGGGATGTTCCAAGTCCGGCAAATCCACCAAATGGCTGCAGGTTCCATACTAGATGTCCTATGGCACAAGCTATGTGTAAGGAGAAGGAGCCGCTATTAGATGGAGCAAATCATTCAGTTGCCTGTCATTTTCCACTAAGTTAA
- a CDS encoding ABC transporter permease, translated as MFQYIIRRLLIAIPVLLGVTVFNFIIINLAPGNPVDMYINPDTTQADIDAKKEALGLNDPIYIQYFRWLGNLLQGDFGFSYTTYEPVLDLVLNRVGPTLLLMSTALIIAYIIAIPIGILSATKQYSWIDYLTTTFSFLGVSIPNFFLGLGSIYVFALVLNILPTGGMFTLGSSGGFMDTLFHLIMPAAILGTGIAGSTVRYVRSSMLEVMGQDYLRTARAKGLKEFIVTNKHGLKNALIPIITIIGMEIPILIGGAVVTEQIFQWPGLGQLTIQSISSRDYPTLMAINFIAALAVLFSNLLADILYAVVDPRIKYN; from the coding sequence TTGTTCCAATATATTATCAGGAGATTATTGATTGCTATTCCAGTGTTGTTGGGGGTAACGGTATTTAACTTTATTATTATTAACTTAGCTCCTGGTAACCCGGTGGATATGTATATTAATCCAGATACTACTCAGGCTGATATTGACGCAAAGAAAGAAGCATTAGGTCTTAATGATCCTATTTATATTCAATACTTTAGATGGCTTGGAAATCTTTTGCAAGGAGATTTTGGATTTTCCTATACAACATATGAACCTGTATTAGATTTAGTGCTAAATCGTGTTGGTCCCACGTTGCTCCTTATGAGCACTGCCTTAATTATTGCTTATATTATTGCCATTCCAATAGGAATTTTGAGTGCGACAAAGCAGTATTCTTGGATTGATTATTTAACTACTACTTTTTCATTTTTAGGTGTATCCATTCCTAACTTTTTCTTAGGATTAGGAAGTATTTACGTATTTGCACTTGTTTTAAATATCTTACCGACAGGTGGCATGTTTACGTTGGGAAGCAGTGGAGGATTTATGGATACATTGTTTCACCTCATTATGCCAGCCGCTATATTAGGAACCGGGATTGCAGGCAGTACGGTTCGCTATGTCAGAAGCAGCATGTTGGAAGTAATGGGGCAAGATTATTTGCGGACAGCAAGAGCAAAAGGATTAAAAGAGTTTATCGTTACCAATAAGCATGGATTAAAGAATGCATTAATTCCTATTATTACAATTATTGGAATGGAAATACCAATTTTAATAGGAGGCGCAGTAGTAACGGAGCAAATTTTTCAATGGCCAGGCTTAGGACAACTAACAATCCAGTCGATTTCCTCTCGTGACTATCCTACGTTAATGGCGATAAATTTTATTGCAGCACTTGCTGTCCTATTTTCGAATTTACTTGCTGATATTTTATATGCCGTAGTAGATCCGCGAATAAAGTATAACTAA
- the opp4C gene encoding oligopeptide ABC transporter permease produces the protein MSIPNVKVDTELQVNVVIPVQNQLGNEESYLKLITKRFFKHKLAVVGLIIFSLMVLIAIFAPVIAPHNPYSVDGEFASAPSANNILGTDEVGRDLFSRLLYAARVSLSVGVGAVAIYVAIGTILGAIAGYFGKWVDMVIMRITDVFMSFPYLMVILVLVSIMGPSLFNVILVLGLLGWPSIARLVRGCVLTIKEMDYVKAGVALGYSTPKIVFQHILPNCIAPILVNATFGIASAIIMEASLSFLGMGVQPPTASWGNMLNEAQSITVLATQPWLWIPPGVMILLAVLSINFMGDGLRDAMDPKSHK, from the coding sequence ATGAGTATTCCTAATGTGAAAGTGGATACGGAATTACAAGTTAATGTGGTGATTCCTGTTCAAAATCAATTGGGGAATGAAGAAAGCTATCTAAAACTAATAACAAAACGTTTTTTTAAACATAAGTTGGCCGTTGTTGGTCTCATTATTTTTTCATTAATGGTTCTAATTGCAATCTTTGCTCCAGTAATTGCACCGCATAATCCATATTCTGTCGATGGCGAATTTGCGTCTGCTCCTTCTGCTAATAATATTCTTGGTACAGATGAAGTGGGGAGGGACTTGTTTAGCCGACTATTATATGCTGCTAGAGTCTCTTTATCAGTAGGAGTTGGAGCAGTGGCAATTTATGTTGCTATTGGTACTATACTAGGAGCGATTGCGGGATATTTTGGGAAATGGGTGGACATGGTTATCATGCGTATTACAGATGTATTCATGTCATTTCCGTATTTAATGGTAATTTTGGTTCTTGTAAGTATAATGGGGCCAAGTCTATTTAACGTTATTTTAGTATTAGGTTTGCTCGGATGGCCATCGATTGCAAGATTAGTAAGAGGGTGTGTATTAACAATTAAAGAAATGGATTATGTTAAAGCAGGTGTCGCTTTAGGGTATTCCACGCCAAAAATTGTTTTTCAACATATTCTTCCGAATTGTATTGCGCCGATTCTTGTTAATGCTACATTTGGCATTGCATCTGCCATTATTATGGAAGCATCCTTGAGCTTTTTAGGGATGGGTGTTCAGCCTCCTACAGCAAGCTGGGGGAATATGCTTAATGAAGCTCAATCCATTACTGTATTGGCAACACAGCCTTGGTTATGGATCCCGCCTGGAGTCATGATATTACTTGCTGTATTATCCATAAATTTTATGGGGGACGGTTTGCGAGATGCAATGGATCCCAAGAGCCATAAATGA